One window from the genome of Mucilaginibacter ginsenosidivorans encodes:
- a CDS encoding IS110 family transposase: protein MKSWNVILGVDVSKLTLDICCAERNLHIKIDNCSKGFTILKKWCRTNEIDLNQTLMVMEYTGGYEYRFMQFCESLSISYSRIPGLEIKQSMGMTRGKSDQADAFRIGQYGEEKSKRLKPSKPLDNNILKLKQLLSFRKRLVREKAGLESTVKERGHMYSMKKADTVTHIAQSKIKADKKYIIEVEQEIMKVIKGDESMLLTYRIITSIKGIGPVNAWMTIAYTENFTSFTDARKYAVYVGVIPFEHTSGTSIKGRKQVSHLAHKGLKNELNQAAKTAIAHDPELKAYAERKLENKCYPLVLNNVKFKLILRMFSLVKRGELYAQNYKRAA, encoded by the coding sequence ATGAAAAGCTGGAATGTTATTTTAGGTGTTGACGTGTCTAAGTTAACGCTCGACATCTGTTGTGCAGAACGGAACCTGCACATCAAGATTGATAATTGCTCCAAAGGGTTCACCATACTTAAAAAATGGTGCAGGACCAATGAGATAGACCTGAACCAAACGCTAATGGTGATGGAATATACCGGTGGTTACGAATACCGTTTCATGCAGTTCTGCGAGTCGTTATCTATTTCTTATAGCCGGATACCTGGTTTGGAGATCAAACAATCAATGGGTATGACCAGGGGTAAAAGCGACCAGGCTGATGCCTTCCGTATCGGGCAATATGGCGAAGAAAAAAGTAAACGTCTGAAGCCTTCAAAACCACTGGATAACAATATATTAAAACTGAAGCAGTTGCTATCATTCCGTAAAAGACTGGTTCGTGAAAAGGCGGGGTTGGAAAGCACGGTTAAAGAAAGAGGGCATATGTATTCCATGAAGAAAGCAGATACAGTTACTCATATTGCTCAGTCCAAAATAAAAGCGGATAAAAAATACATAATCGAGGTAGAACAGGAGATCATGAAAGTAATCAAAGGCGACGAATCGATGTTATTAACCTACCGGATCATAACCAGTATTAAAGGCATAGGGCCGGTCAATGCATGGATGACCATAGCCTACACCGAGAACTTTACCAGCTTTACAGATGCGCGGAAATACGCAGTATATGTGGGAGTGATTCCGTTTGAGCACACTTCAGGCACGAGTATCAAAGGACGAAAGCAGGTAAGTCATCTGGCCCACAAAGGGTTAAAAAATGAGTTAAACCAGGCAGCCAAAACAGCAATAGCTCACGATCCGGAACTCAAGGCTTATGCAGAAAGAAAGCTTGAAAATAAATGTTACCCATTAGTATTAAACAACGTTAAATTCAAGCTGATCCTTAGAATGTTTTCATTAGTGAAAAGAGGTGAATTGTATGCGCAAAACTATAAGAGAGCAGCATAA
- a CDS encoding MFS transporter: MSQLSTIDRIKSIIGGSLGNLVEWYDWYIYSFLSLYFAGSFFPKADQTAQLLNTAGIFAIGFLMRPIGGWLMGTFADRKGRKTALTYSVLLMSAGSLIIAITPGYKQIGIAAPILLSLARIIQGLSVGGEYGTSATYLSEMASKKHRGFYSSFQYVTLIMGQLVAAGVLVLLQKVFLTEDQLYQWGWRIPFVIGSVLAITVMYLRRSLQEPESFVKEAGSKDRGTLKALGQHPRAVVTVIALTIGGTVAFYTFTTYMQKFLVNSAKFSNADATMISTLTLVIFMLLQPAFGALSDRIGRKPLLISFGVLGTLTTVPIMTALSTTKEVLPAFLLVLCALVITSAYTSINAVVKAELFPVNVRALGVGLPYAIAVSVFGGTAEAFALSFKQHHHTQWFYWYVSACIAISLIAYIVMPDTRKHSKIED; the protein is encoded by the coding sequence ATGTCCCAACTCTCCACCATTGATCGCATCAAATCCATTATCGGTGGCTCGCTGGGCAACCTGGTGGAGTGGTACGACTGGTATATCTATTCATTCCTGTCGCTCTATTTCGCTGGTTCGTTTTTCCCCAAGGCTGATCAGACGGCGCAACTGCTTAATACCGCGGGGATTTTTGCCATCGGCTTCCTGATGCGGCCCATTGGCGGATGGTTGATGGGCACCTTCGCCGACCGGAAGGGCCGTAAAACTGCACTCACTTATTCGGTATTACTGATGAGCGCCGGGTCGCTCATTATCGCCATAACACCCGGCTATAAGCAGATAGGCATTGCCGCGCCCATATTGTTGTCACTGGCGCGAATTATACAGGGTTTGAGCGTAGGAGGGGAGTACGGCACCAGCGCCACTTATTTGAGCGAAATGGCTTCTAAAAAGCACCGCGGATTTTATTCCAGTTTCCAGTATGTCACGCTCATTATGGGTCAGCTGGTGGCAGCTGGGGTGCTGGTGCTGCTGCAAAAGGTTTTCCTGACTGAAGATCAACTTTATCAATGGGGCTGGCGCATTCCCTTTGTTATCGGGTCGGTACTGGCCATTACCGTTATGTACCTGCGCCGAAGCTTGCAGGAGCCCGAATCGTTCGTTAAAGAAGCCGGGAGTAAAGACAGGGGCACGTTAAAAGCATTGGGGCAACATCCAAGGGCCGTGGTTACGGTTATAGCGCTCACCATTGGAGGCACGGTGGCGTTTTATACGTTCACTACTTATATGCAAAAATTCCTGGTCAATTCGGCTAAGTTCAGCAATGCTGATGCCACGATGATCTCGACGCTGACGCTGGTCATCTTCATGCTTTTGCAGCCTGCATTCGGCGCTTTATCCGACAGGATAGGCCGCAAACCTTTGCTTATTAGTTTTGGTGTTTTGGGGACGCTAACCACTGTGCCTATCATGACCGCCTTAAGTACAACAAAGGAGGTATTGCCTGCTTTTTTGCTGGTATTGTGTGCCCTCGTCATCACAAGCGCTTATACATCGATCAATGCTGTGGTGAAAGCCGAGTTGTTCCCGGTAAATGTACGTGCGCTTGGTGTGGGGCTTCCGTATGCCATAGCAGTATCCGTATTCGGCGGTACGGCCGAGGCGTTTGCGCTATCGTTCAAGCAACACCATCACACGCAATGGTTTTACTGGTATGTAAGTGCTTGTATAGCTATTTCTTTGATAGCTTATATTGTGATGCCGGATACCAGGAAGCACTCTAAGATAGAAGATTAA
- a CDS encoding DUF1345 domain-containing protein: MPNKVKTNRSLIFRLDANYRLLIALVLGVIAYFAFGHIASPPAQILTIWIVVALTIIILDWLIILWAHPMEIHKIAKLEDSSRTLIFLFVIIASLMSLGAILWLLVTTNKHSGANISEHILLTLASVSVSWWLVHTVFAMRYARLYYTPDADDGKPGGLQFPEEPEPDYLDFIYFSFVLGMTFQVSDVEISSRTIRRLAWLHGLISFVFNTAIVALSINIISGLISG; this comes from the coding sequence ATGCCTAACAAAGTCAAAACCAATCGTTCCTTAATATTCCGGTTGGATGCCAATTATCGTTTACTGATAGCACTGGTGCTGGGAGTGATCGCTTATTTTGCTTTCGGGCATATAGCCTCGCCCCCTGCACAGATCCTGACGATATGGATAGTTGTTGCGCTGACCATCATTATCCTCGACTGGCTCATTATTTTATGGGCGCATCCCATGGAGATACATAAAATAGCCAAACTCGAGGACTCGAGCCGGACACTTATTTTCCTTTTCGTCATCATTGCTTCACTCATGAGCCTGGGGGCCATTTTATGGCTGCTGGTAACGACGAATAAGCATTCGGGCGCCAATATTTCAGAACATATTCTGCTCACGCTGGCTTCCGTTTCTGTATCATGGTGGTTGGTTCATACGGTTTTTGCCATGCGTTATGCACGGCTCTATTATACACCCGATGCCGACGACGGCAAACCCGGAGGATTACAATTCCCTGAAGAGCCCGAGCCTGACTACCTGGATTTTATTTATTTTTCCTTCGTTCTCGGCATGACCTTCCAGGTATCCGATGTTGAAATCTCTTCGCGGACCATACGCCGCCTGGCCTGGCTGCATGGGCTGATCTCCTTTGTTTTTAATACAGCCATCGTGGCCTTAAGCATCAATATCATATCCGGCTTAATATCAGGATAA
- a CDS encoding YwbE family protein yields MGYQNRNDIYPGLEVDIILKKDQRSGRRTRGIVKDLLTSSAFHSRGIKVRLEDGQVGRVIEIFE; encoded by the coding sequence ATGGGCTATCAAAACAGAAACGATATTTACCCCGGCCTTGAAGTCGATATCATCCTAAAAAAAGATCAGCGCAGCGGCCGGCGCACACGCGGGATCGTAAAGGATCTGCTGACCAGTTCGGCCTTTCACTCACGCGGCATTAAAGTGCGGCTTGAAGACGGGCAAGTTGGCAGGGTGATAGAGATTTTTGAGTAG
- the argH gene encoding argininosuccinate lyase, with translation MSKLWQKTTTVDELVENFTVGRDREFDAQMAAFDVLGSLAHTRMLQSIGLLSSEDLDLVQKELKSIYKDIDAGNFTIEADVEDVHSQVETLLTRRIGDAGKKIHSGRSRNDQVLVDLKLFFRHELQQVVEEVKALFDLLIELSEKHKAVLLPGYTHLQIAMPSSFGLWFGAYAESLVDDLELLLAAYKITNKNPLGSAAGYGSSFPLNRTLTTQLLGFESLNYNVVYAQMGRGKTERVIAQALSSIAATLAKMAMDQTLYLSQNFGFVSYPDNLTTGSSIMPHKKNPDVWEIMRGKCNRLQALPNDVAMMTTNLPSGYHRELQLLKELLFPAFGELKQCLNMAAFMLQHIEVKADILNDPKYAYLFSVDEVNKLVLQGMPFRDAYKKIGADIEQGNFNADKKANHTHEGSIGNLNNAEIAGAMEKLLRSFDFDKTKKSVESLVS, from the coding sequence ATGAGCAAGCTATGGCAAAAAACAACGACAGTTGATGAATTGGTAGAAAACTTCACCGTTGGGCGCGACCGCGAGTTCGACGCACAAATGGCCGCGTTTGATGTTTTAGGATCATTGGCCCATACTCGGATGCTGCAAAGTATTGGGTTACTTAGCAGCGAGGATCTTGATCTTGTGCAGAAGGAACTAAAGTCGATTTACAAAGACATTGATGCAGGGAATTTTACGATCGAAGCCGATGTGGAAGATGTGCATTCGCAGGTAGAAACATTGCTTACGCGTCGTATAGGCGATGCAGGGAAAAAGATACACAGCGGCCGCTCACGCAACGACCAGGTTTTAGTCGACCTGAAATTATTCTTCAGGCACGAATTGCAGCAGGTGGTTGAAGAAGTTAAAGCCTTATTTGACCTGCTGATAGAACTCAGTGAAAAACATAAGGCAGTTTTGCTGCCGGGCTATACGCATTTACAGATAGCTATGCCGTCATCCTTTGGCCTTTGGTTCGGCGCTTATGCAGAAAGCCTGGTGGATGACCTTGAATTGCTGCTTGCGGCTTATAAGATAACCAACAAAAACCCGCTGGGATCGGCAGCCGGGTATGGCTCGTCGTTCCCATTAAACCGAACTTTAACCACGCAACTATTGGGGTTCGAAAGCCTTAATTATAATGTTGTTTACGCCCAGATGGGTCGCGGGAAGACCGAAAGAGTTATTGCGCAGGCACTCTCGTCTATCGCCGCTACATTAGCCAAAATGGCAATGGACCAAACGCTTTACCTGAGCCAGAATTTTGGGTTTGTAAGTTACCCTGATAACCTGACCACCGGCAGTAGCATTATGCCGCATAAAAAGAACCCGGATGTGTGGGAGATTATGCGCGGCAAATGCAACCGCCTGCAGGCCTTGCCGAATGATGTGGCCATGATGACCACCAATTTACCATCGGGCTATCATCGCGAACTTCAATTATTAAAAGAATTGCTGTTCCCTGCTTTTGGCGAACTAAAGCAATGCCTCAATATGGCCGCTTTTATGTTGCAGCATATTGAAGTTAAAGCTGATATCTTAAACGATCCCAAATACGCCTACCTGTTCAGCGTAGACGAAGTAAATAAGCTGGTGCTGCAAGGCATGCCCTTCCGCGATGCTTATAAAAAAATCGGCGCGGATATCGAGCAGGGAAATTTCAATGCTGATAAAAAAGCGAACCATACTCACGAAGGCAGCATCGGCAACCTGAATAATGCTGAAATAGCCGGTGCGATGGAAAAATTGCTCAGGAGTTTCGACTTTGATAAAACAAAAAAATCGGTGGAATCATTAGTTTCTTAA
- a CDS encoding four helix bundle protein yields MTKQELILRTKKYAIANARLVLSIPINIVNRNYADQLNRSSSSVGANYRAACRGKSKADFLNKLKIVEEELDETLYFMELLVELNPELKEKIDIIYKEGNELLSIIVAALNTLRGN; encoded by the coding sequence ATGACCAAACAAGAACTGATTCTAAGAACAAAAAAATACGCAATAGCCAACGCAAGATTAGTATTAAGTATTCCAATAAACATTGTAAATCGCAACTACGCTGATCAGCTAAACAGAAGTTCAAGTTCGGTTGGGGCAAACTATCGTGCCGCTTGCAGAGGTAAATCGAAAGCCGATTTTTTGAATAAACTGAAAATAGTTGAAGAGGAACTTGACGAAACTTTATACTTTATGGAACTTTTAGTTGAGTTAAACCCCGAACTAAAGGAAAAAATTGATATAATTTATAAGGAAGGCAACGAACTTCTTTCTATAATTGTCGCTGCATTAAATACACTGCGGGGCAATTAA
- a CDS encoding GNAT family N-acetyltransferase → MPRIYIETPRLFLRNWQESDYQPYIDLNADAEVMEYFTSVRTPEQTLAQIGRFTSHLEKYGFGFWAMERKDNGQFIGFTGLTHAPFDEWFTPCIEIGWRISKANWGIGFATEAAKACLDYGFDILKFNDIYSFTSVHNKRSEQVMIKTGMQKAGEFDHPDIEKGHPLERHVLYKISRQK, encoded by the coding sequence ATGCCTAGAATTTACATAGAAACACCCCGACTTTTCCTTCGCAACTGGCAGGAAAGCGATTATCAGCCTTACATCGACCTTAATGCCGACGCAGAGGTGATGGAATATTTCACCTCAGTCCGTACGCCGGAGCAAACGCTGGCACAGATCGGTCGCTTTACTTCGCACCTTGAAAAGTACGGATTTGGCTTTTGGGCAATGGAAAGAAAAGATAACGGGCAGTTTATCGGTTTTACCGGGCTCACCCATGCTCCGTTCGACGAATGGTTTACACCCTGCATCGAGATAGGATGGAGGATAAGTAAGGCGAATTGGGGGATTGGTTTTGCTACAGAAGCTGCCAAAGCTTGTTTGGATTATGGCTTTGATATTTTAAAGTTCAACGATATCTATTCATTTACCTCTGTACACAACAAACGGTCGGAACAGGTGATGATAAAGACAGGTATGCAAAAGGCAGGCGAATTTGACCATCCCGACATTGAAAAAGGGCACCCGCTCGAAAGGCATGTTTTGTATAAGATAAGCAGGCAAAAATAA
- a CDS encoding toll/interleukin-1 receptor domain-containing protein: MDTTGKKHDIFICSAREDNGVSLAMCAYLEERGFSCWLASRDIQAGKDYASTIIGAIQSSSILVILLSEYANRSNHVRIEVERAFTHNINILPFRIQDIQPVQSLEYFLSSYQWLDAIGGNPAGHFNALSRNCAALLGRELKPPRQKSKAEPEQHLSELALEKEVPQPKPDEPMVPAPKEEVRAEPLPPPRPVVPPQPLIQKDEPPRPIKPPVPAFGQKRSSKTWLWLALSFAGLIALFFLYKSAFQKHTITFKNNTLTSIFIELDGDMKTIPAGGTFDYTAKNKYRLQTQASTYILNSKGGILGQKIVWHIDTVVNSWKNFSYPLYIGPDFFLLRVVNNSPANINYMKMTASEFNYTFDYNIYIPNDGRSYDMGYFRTLSDLNVYIRDANNKYLTWDNGKNLSYPNLYNQYVSFPYKY; the protein is encoded by the coding sequence ATGGATACGACCGGCAAAAAGCACGACATTTTTATATGCAGCGCAAGGGAAGACAATGGCGTTAGCCTTGCGATGTGTGCCTATCTCGAAGAGCGGGGCTTCTCGTGCTGGTTAGCATCACGCGACATACAGGCGGGGAAGGACTATGCCAGCACCATTATCGGGGCCATACAGTCATCATCCATCCTTGTTATTTTATTAAGCGAATATGCTAACCGTTCAAACCATGTCCGTATCGAGGTTGAACGGGCATTCACCCATAATATAAATATCCTGCCATTCCGCATACAGGATATTCAGCCCGTGCAATCACTCGAGTATTTTTTAAGCTCGTACCAATGGCTCGACGCGATCGGCGGGAACCCGGCCGGTCATTTCAATGCTTTAAGCCGGAATTGTGCCGCCTTGCTGGGGCGCGAACTGAAGCCTCCACGGCAAAAATCTAAAGCCGAACCGGAGCAGCATCTATCAGAATTAGCGTTAGAGAAGGAGGTCCCACAACCGAAACCTGACGAACCGATGGTGCCGGCACCAAAAGAAGAAGTACGGGCCGAACCATTGCCACCTCCCCGGCCGGTCGTTCCGCCTCAACCCCTCATACAAAAAGACGAGCCTCCACGGCCAATAAAGCCGCCTGTTCCGGCTTTTGGCCAAAAGCGTTCCAGTAAAACCTGGTTATGGCTGGCTTTAAGCTTTGCCGGACTGATCGCTCTGTTCTTTCTGTATAAATCTGCGTTTCAAAAGCATACTATCACCTTTAAGAACAATACGCTCACATCCATTTTTATAGAACTTGACGGGGATATGAAAACCATACCTGCGGGGGGAACATTTGATTACACGGCAAAGAACAAATACCGCCTGCAAACCCAGGCCAGCACTTATATCCTGAATTCGAAAGGAGGGATATTGGGGCAAAAGATAGTCTGGCACATCGATACCGTGGTAAATTCGTGGAAAAATTTCAGCTACCCTTTGTATATCGGTCCCGATTTTTTCCTGCTCCGGGTTGTCAATAACTCGCCGGCCAATATCAACTACATGAAAATGACCGCGAGCGAATTCAATTATACATTCGACTACAATATATACATACCAAACGATGGGCGGTCATACGATATGGGTTATTTCCGTACATTATCCGACCTGAATGTTTACATCAGGGATGCCAATAACAAGTACCTTACCTGGGACAATGGCAAAAACCTGAGCTATCCCAACCTGTACAATCAATATGTCAGTTTTCCTTATAAGTACTGA
- a CDS encoding DUF6252 family protein, with the protein MNKLRLPAFLLLSALFAFIIQGCNKDAITATAYTSKAFQANINGSTWAPDTVSMIITYNPDTKVKTLSCVGTKSQKQVIFSVALAGAGDTPGFTTGTYSVDGTSVTAQYNTQQLSNGSYVFLPHGTIEPGAGAVVVTAVDSVKKQITGTFNFYSRSTIYDGDGNVVSITVDNITSGEFTNKSYQYANNQ; encoded by the coding sequence ATGAATAAACTTCGACTACCTGCCTTTTTACTGTTATCCGCTTTGTTTGCTTTTATTATTCAAGGCTGCAATAAGGACGCGATCACCGCCACAGCTTACACTTCCAAGGCTTTCCAGGCCAATATCAATGGCAGCACCTGGGCCCCGGATACGGTAAGTATGATCATCACCTACAACCCCGACACGAAAGTTAAAACATTAAGTTGTGTGGGCACCAAAAGCCAGAAACAAGTTATTTTTTCTGTAGCGCTTGCCGGAGCGGGCGATACGCCGGGCTTTACCACTGGTACTTACAGCGTTGACGGAACAAGTGTTACTGCTCAATATAATACGCAGCAACTGTCTAACGGCAGCTATGTGTTTTTACCTCATGGCACCATCGAACCAGGGGCCGGGGCCGTTGTTGTTACTGCTGTTGATTCGGTAAAGAAACAGATAACCGGTACGTTCAATTTTTATTCCAGGTCGACAATTTATGACGGTGACGGCAACGTTGTTTCGATAACAGTTGACAACATCACCTCCGGAGAGTTCACTAATAAATCCTACCAATACGCTAACAACCAATAA
- a CDS encoding DUF4397 domain-containing protein — translation MKTNFNTRSLKPASLLFSAIILVSVAFTSCTKDKANTSLSAYVQVANSAEGSAPQDFYLDNSKVTTSAVAYGQSSTFIESSAGDRMGAFKNTGSATTNTSVNLSLSAGKYYTVFYVDGNTHTTVQDDRTAPPSGKARIRFINLSSALSSNVDFALSGGAKLASAIGFKGASEYYDVDPASSFSVSASGSSSALVNIPTTIQAGHIYTIFVSGDTNATVSYHLVTES, via the coding sequence ATGAAAACAAATTTTAACACCCGAAGCCTTAAACCGGCATCACTATTATTTTCAGCGATTATATTGGTATCCGTAGCCTTCACTTCGTGTACAAAAGATAAGGCAAATACAAGCTTATCTGCCTATGTCCAGGTGGCTAACTCGGCTGAGGGCTCAGCGCCGCAGGATTTTTACCTCGACAACTCAAAAGTAACCACATCGGCTGTTGCATATGGTCAAAGCTCAACTTTTATCGAGAGTAGTGCCGGCGACCGGATGGGCGCCTTTAAAAATACCGGTTCGGCCACAACCAACACAAGCGTAAACCTCTCTCTATCGGCAGGGAAGTATTACACCGTATTTTATGTTGACGGGAACACCCACACTACGGTACAGGACGACCGTACGGCCCCACCATCAGGAAAGGCACGGATCCGTTTTATTAACCTGAGTTCGGCTCTGTCGTCCAACGTGGATTTTGCGTTAAGCGGCGGCGCAAAACTCGCATCGGCAATAGGCTTTAAAGGCGCATCAGAATATTACGATGTCGACCCTGCAAGCTCATTTTCGGTAAGCGCAAGCGGCTCGTCTTCGGCCCTGGTAAATATTCCGACAACTATACAGGCCGGGCATATCTATACTATTTTCGTTTCGGGCGACACAAACGCAACCGTATCTTATCACCTGGTAACTGAAAGTTAA
- a CDS encoding oxygenase MpaB family protein, whose translation MSDYFVSKDSIVREIWGKADTVLFIFAGAAAEFALNRSVDWLYFTGRLPADPLGRLFSTVSYSQKIIFSENEKALQSIDQITSIHKAVEANRRANIPAEAYLEVLYMLIDYSVRAFELMERKLTRAEKVEVFDVFYRVGLRMGLDKLPADYAQYLHEREKHLNERLIRSRFTRDLYKQYRKHLGRMRYLILKQAQVLVVPVQVKRLLSLGNIQWLMPVVWLYKLCRKLRLENLLKLAILPPQYVPQVKALDTVY comes from the coding sequence ATGAGTGATTATTTTGTGAGTAAGGACTCTATTGTGAGGGAGATATGGGGAAAGGCCGATACCGTGCTTTTCATCTTTGCCGGGGCCGCGGCCGAGTTTGCCCTGAACCGGTCGGTCGACTGGCTTTACTTCACCGGGCGCCTTCCCGCCGATCCGCTTGGCAGGCTGTTTAGTACGGTAAGTTATTCTCAAAAGATCATTTTCTCGGAAAATGAAAAAGCATTGCAAAGCATCGACCAGATAACGTCGATCCATAAAGCCGTTGAGGCAAACCGCAGGGCGAACATCCCGGCAGAGGCTTATCTTGAGGTACTTTATATGCTGATCGATTATTCTGTCCGCGCGTTCGAACTGATGGAACGCAAGCTCACCAGGGCTGAAAAAGTTGAGGTTTTTGATGTTTTTTATCGCGTTGGCCTTCGCATGGGACTGGACAAACTGCCGGCAGATTATGCGCAGTACCTGCACGAGCGGGAGAAACATTTAAACGAAAGGCTGATACGAAGCCGCTTCACCCGTGATCTTTACAAGCAATACCGGAAACATCTTGGCCGCATGCGTTACCTCATTTTGAAACAGGCACAGGTGCTTGTAGTTCCGGTCCAGGTCAAACGCCTGCTTTCGCTTGGCAACATTCAATGGCTCATGCCGGTTGTATGGTTGTATAAGCTATGTCGCAAACTACGGCTCGAAAACCTGCTGAAGCTGGCCATTCTGCCGCCTCAATACGTTCCGCAGGTAAAAGCGCTTGATACAGTTTATTAA
- a CDS encoding ribosomal maturation YjgA family protein, whose translation MKKIQFGFFKTYFEAAILLFFTELLIARFAHDSIIRPYGGDLLVVVLIYCSVKSFVNMPVAPATLAVLLFAYAVEITQYFHLIRRLGWEHSTLACQVLGSSFSFADMLLYTIGAMLIITVENIRPAGKRVSKV comes from the coding sequence ATGAAAAAAATACAGTTTGGTTTCTTCAAAACATACTTCGAGGCTGCTATCTTATTGTTTTTCACAGAATTGCTTATTGCACGCTTTGCTCATGATAGCATCATTCGCCCGTATGGCGGCGACCTGCTTGTGGTTGTTCTTATCTATTGCTCGGTAAAAAGCTTTGTAAATATGCCGGTTGCGCCTGCAACATTAGCTGTGCTGCTTTTTGCTTATGCAGTTGAAATTACACAGTATTTCCACCTTATTAGGCGTTTGGGCTGGGAACATTCGACATTGGCTTGCCAGGTGCTTGGAAGTAGTTTTTCATTTGCGGATATGTTGCTTTATACCATCGGCGCCATGCTGATAATTACTGTTGAAAATATAAGACCGGCGGGTAAACGCGTTTCAAAAGTATGA
- a CDS encoding glycoside hydrolase family 16 protein encodes MKSIINMKTPFICTILLVSLCIASVGCKKLANGSGSGDGGNNGGNNGGTVGKYTNPNTTSVICDYDVSDTAYTNHGWTKTFEDDFTGDLSKWNLIKGGLIMEEQCYEPANVQIAGGAVQIAAKKETVSGPKTVGNDTMQNFNYTSGWMVSKSTFVANSSTPKVRIVARIKMASGYGLTSLFYGFGGGAWPTTGEIDFAETQGDNTKVYATDYAYGSSANSNVVSGGILYNPVTEDLSSCYHLYVMEWTQNSLNSYIDGKLVETKTKGGYVSSLFGKPQYLTFSLPIGGLYYSQLKTANIQGGTMSIDYVKVFTSN; translated from the coding sequence ATGAAAAGTATTATAAATATGAAGACACCTTTTATCTGCACAATTCTCTTAGTTTCCCTATGCATTGCGTCGGTCGGCTGTAAAAAATTAGCCAATGGTTCGGGCTCAGGCGATGGCGGCAATAACGGCGGTAACAACGGCGGAACAGTGGGAAAATACACTAATCCAAACACAACGAGTGTGATCTGCGATTATGATGTGAGCGATACTGCTTACACCAACCACGGCTGGACCAAAACATTTGAGGACGATTTTACCGGCGACCTGTCAAAATGGAACCTTATTAAAGGAGGTTTGATTATGGAAGAGCAATGCTACGAGCCTGCAAACGTGCAAATTGCGGGCGGGGCTGTTCAAATTGCCGCAAAAAAGGAAACCGTGAGCGGACCGAAAACTGTAGGCAATGATACCATGCAGAACTTTAATTATACTTCGGGTTGGATGGTAAGCAAATCAACCTTCGTGGCAAATTCATCCACACCTAAGGTGCGGATAGTAGCCAGGATAAAAATGGCATCAGGCTACGGTCTTACTTCTCTTTTCTATGGTTTTGGCGGCGGTGCCTGGCCGACTACCGGCGAGATCGATTTTGCCGAAACGCAGGGCGACAATACGAAAGTATATGCAACAGATTATGCTTACGGGTCGAGCGCGAATTCAAACGTAGTATCCGGCGGTATCTTATATAATCCCGTTACCGAGGACCTTTCTTCCTGCTATCACCTTTATGTAATGGAATGGACGCAAAATTCACTGAACTCGTACATCGATGGTAAACTAGTTGAAACAAAAACCAAAGGCGGTTACGTTTCCAGCTTGTTTGGCAAACCGCAGTATCTTACTTTCAGCCTTCCTATTGGCGGCTTATACTACAGCCAGTTGAAAACGGCAAATATACAGGGCGGTACCATGTCTATCGACTATGTAAAAGTATTTACATCGAATTAA